From Ovis aries strain OAR_USU_Benz2616 breed Rambouillet chromosome 21, ARS-UI_Ramb_v3.0, whole genome shotgun sequence, a single genomic window includes:
- the PPP1CA gene encoding serine/threonine-protein phosphatase PP1-alpha catalytic subunit, producing the protein MSDSEKLNLDSIIGRLLEVQGSRPGKNVQLTENEIRGLCLKSREIFLSQPILLELEAPLKICGDIHGQYYDLLRLFEYGGFPPESNYLFLGDYVDRGKQSLETICLLLAYKIKYPENFFLLRGNHECASINRIYGFYDECKRRYNIKLWKTFTDCFNCLPIAAIVDEKIFCCHGGLSPDLQSMEQIRRIMRPTDVPDQGLLCDLLWSDPDKDVQGWGENDRGVSFTFGAEVVAKFLHKHDLDLICRAHQVVEDGYEFFAKRQLVTLFSAPNYCGEFDNAGAMMSVDETLMCSFQILKPADKNKGKYGQFSGLNPGGRPITPPRNSAKAKK; encoded by the exons ATGTCCGACAGCGAGAAGCTCAACCTGGACTCTATAATCGGACGCCTGCTGGAAG TGCAGGGCTCCAGGCCTGGAAAGAATGTACAGCTGACGGAGAACGAGATCCGTGGTCTGTGCCTCAAATCCCGGGAGATTTTCCTGAGCCAGCCCATTCTTCTGGAGCTGGAGGCACCCCTCAAGATCTGCG GTGACATTCACGGCCAGTACTATGACCTTCTGCGGCTGTTTGAGTACGGCGGCTTCCCTCCAGAAAGTAACTACCTGTTCCTGGGGGACTACGTGGACAGGGGCAAGCAGTCTTTGGAGACCATCTGCCTGCTGCTGGCCTATAAGATCAAGTACCCGGAGAACTTCTTCCTGCTCCGTGGGAACCACGAGTGTGCCAGTATCAACCGCATCTACGGCTTCTATGATGAGT GCAAGAGACGCTACAACATCAAACTGTGGAAGACCTTCACTGATTGCTTCAACTGCCTGCCCATCGCTGCCATCGTGGACGAGAAGATCTTCTGTTGCCATGGAG GCCTGTCCCcagacctacagtccatggagcagaTCCGGCGCATCATGCGGCCCACAGATGTGCCTGACCAGGGCCTGCTCTGTGACCTGCTGTGGTCTGACCCTGACAAGGACGTGCAGGGCTGGGGCGAGAATGACCGCGGCGTCTCCTTTACCTTTGGAGCTGAGGTGGTGGCCAAGTTCCTGCACAAGCATGACCTGGACCTCATCTGCCGGGCACACCAG GTAGTAGAAGACGGCTACGAGTTCTTTGCCAAGCGGCAGCTGGTGACACTCTTCTCAGCCCCCAACTACTGCGGCGAGTTTGACAATGCAGGTGCCATGATGAGCGTGGACGAGACGCTCATGTGCTCCTTCCAG ATCCTCAAGCCCGCCGACAAGAACAAGGGGAAATATGGGCAGTTCAGTGGCCTGAACCCTGGAGGCCGGCCCATCACCCCACCCCGCAACTCCGCCAAAGCCAAGAAATAG